The Paenibacillus sp. MBLB1832 genome has a window encoding:
- a CDS encoding DUF11 domain-containing protein: protein MTDESHSTKHLINQSIVRFSSGSSTSHSFSNIVDTPLVGPIITILKTVNALQAEIGQVITYTVLVANKGNLDAQVTLYDTMPEGTSFIPNSVIVDSIPLPMASPEKGIPLGLLKVCQSLDVTFQVIVVEEPACQQLKNQATAAYYFHTPSGREVTGSSKSNTVIIPFKETKVYLVKQANTTATYVGDTITFISTIKNKEGYAIHHAIFTDVMPEGTAFVAGSVKIDQISHPYANPVDGIHLGNLPAHSDICIQFQAFITAVPPEGCIVNRSHLTYVKGDHKGKIVSNAVSLDVFDPCLTVVESVLQHRATLGDTLTYLIQITNHGNIATDVWLSHFIPEGTSYVVNSLVINGVPFGQPILPPSVPLGNLQSHQTWHVTFQVTVNSFAISPDQKGLTSQSTIQFTFRLSDDRIVSNRILSNTVHVELLRPIMDIQLSAASTHADPGTVIHYHMQVTNTGNLAADHVSLLDWISPLNVLQPGTLFVGGVQVQYVDVNQPLPIGRVAPGATVIIVYQAIIRHHQNARRLTLRVAAKYDFHVNEPVHSGTVLSNVIVIRIEHPDE, encoded by the coding sequence ATGACGGACGAATCCCATTCTACGAAACACCTGATTAATCAATCTATCGTCAGATTTAGCTCAGGCAGCAGTACCAGCCACTCGTTCTCCAACATCGTCGATACGCCATTGGTTGGCCCCATTATTACCATTCTGAAAACAGTAAATGCCTTACAGGCCGAGATCGGCCAGGTCATCACGTATACGGTGCTAGTCGCCAATAAGGGTAACTTGGATGCTCAAGTTACCCTCTATGACACCATGCCGGAAGGCACATCGTTTATTCCGAACAGCGTAATCGTTGATAGTATCCCTCTGCCGATGGCATCCCCAGAAAAAGGGATTCCACTTGGATTACTCAAAGTCTGTCAATCTCTTGATGTAACCTTTCAAGTCATCGTTGTGGAAGAACCCGCTTGCCAGCAGCTCAAAAATCAGGCAACCGCTGCCTATTACTTCCACACGCCAAGCGGTAGAGAAGTAACAGGCAGCTCGAAATCGAATACGGTTATTATACCTTTTAAAGAAACCAAGGTTTATTTAGTCAAACAAGCCAACACAACAGCAACATATGTTGGCGATACGATCACCTTCATTTCCACTATTAAAAATAAAGAAGGGTATGCGATCCATCATGCCATCTTCACGGATGTGATGCCTGAAGGAACTGCATTTGTCGCGGGTAGTGTGAAAATCGATCAAATCAGCCATCCCTATGCGAATCCAGTAGATGGCATCCATCTAGGAAACCTTCCTGCTCATTCGGACATTTGTATTCAGTTTCAAGCCTTCATCACCGCTGTTCCTCCTGAGGGGTGCATCGTTAATCGCTCCCATCTTACTTATGTAAAGGGTGATCATAAAGGAAAAATCGTATCGAACGCCGTCTCGCTAGACGTCTTCGATCCTTGCTTGACCGTAGTTGAATCGGTCCTGCAACATCGCGCTACACTGGGTGACACGTTAACGTATCTGATCCAAATCACTAATCATGGCAATATAGCCACAGATGTTTGGCTATCCCATTTCATTCCCGAAGGCACCTCCTATGTCGTCAACTCGCTTGTCATCAATGGCGTTCCCTTCGGCCAGCCCATTCTTCCGCCAAGTGTGCCGCTGGGCAACTTGCAGTCTCATCAGACATGGCATGTTACCTTTCAGGTCACCGTCAACTCGTTCGCCATCTCACCTGATCAGAAAGGGCTTACTAGCCAATCTACTATCCAGTTTACGTTCCGTCTGTCAGATGATCGCATCGTTTCGAATCGCATCCTGTCCAATACTGTACATGTCGAGCTCTTACGACCGATCATGGACATCCAGTTGTCGGCAGCATCTACTCACGCCGATCCTGGCACGGTCATTCATTACCACATGCAAGTAACCAATACTGGAAATCTTGCGGCAGACCATGTATCACTGCTCGACTGGATTTCCCCTCTGAATGTTTTACAGCCAGGCACATTGTTCGTAGGCGGCGTTCAGGTCCAGTATGTCGATGTGAATCAGCCTTTGCCGATTGGCCGTGTAGCCCCTGGCGCTACCGTTATCATCGTGTATCAAGCTATCATCCGACATCATCAGAATGCCAGACGCCTTACGCTTCGTGTTGCAGCGAAATATGACTTCCACGTCAATGAGCCTGTTCATTCAGGAACCGTACTTTCGAATGTTATTGTTATTCGGATTGAGCATCCCGATGAGTAG
- a CDS encoding NUDIX hydrolase: MISYNICFIKRNNEILLLNRNFKPWMGCWNGVGGKIESDESPRDSMIREIYEETNMKEYDLQFKGLITWKVDESDLGGMYLYVAEVHDQFIYETPIKTDEGLLDWKPISWIIDPNNIGIAANIPITIEMILNDSSSYDHHCIYAKGKLIELISNKIDSNFETNQERTEEYLGKYVKEDSGIR; this comes from the coding sequence GTGATTTCATATAACATTTGTTTCATTAAACGTAACAATGAAATATTATTACTAAATCGTAATTTTAAGCCTTGGATGGGTTGCTGGAATGGCGTAGGGGGAAAGATTGAATCGGATGAATCACCAAGAGATTCAATGATTCGTGAAATTTACGAAGAAACAAACATGAAAGAATATGATCTACAATTTAAAGGACTGATTACTTGGAAGGTAGATGAATCAGATCTCGGTGGGATGTATCTTTATGTTGCGGAAGTACATGATCAATTTATATATGAAACACCTATAAAAACAGATGAAGGTTTACTAGATTGGAAACCAATAAGCTGGATTATAGATCCTAACAATATTGGTATCGCGGCTAATATCCCTATAACCATCGAGATGATTTTGAATGATTCTAGCAGTTATGATCATCACTGTATTTATGCTAAGGGGAAACTTATTGAACTTATTTCTAACAAGATTGATTCCAATTTTGAAACTAATCAAGAACGAACAGAAGAGTATCTTGGGAAGTATGTAAAAGAAGACAGCGGCATTCGATAA
- a CDS encoding VOC family protein, producing MNPILNQIGTVFIPVSNIEKARDWYCDILGLPVDGEILFGHLYVVPMNGTSIVLDSKIYSEENVFRAPAFHFNTNNIEEAYAFMKSKNVDITTQIEHNHWFNFKDPDGNLLMICKC from the coding sequence ATGAATCCTATTTTAAATCAAATCGGAACTGTATTCATCCCCGTAAGCAACATTGAGAAAGCACGTGATTGGTATTGTGATATTTTGGGGTTACCTGTCGATGGAGAGATATTATTTGGACATTTGTATGTCGTACCTATGAATGGAACCAGTATTGTTTTGGACAGTAAGATTTATTCAGAGGAGAATGTATTTAGAGCACCGGCCTTTCATTTCAATACAAACAATATAGAAGAAGCTTATGCGTTTATGAAGTCAAAGAATGTAGATATAACTACACAAATTGAACATAATCATTGGTTTAATTTTAAAGACCCTGATGGAAATCTATTAATGATCTGCAAATGCTGA